The Armatimonadota bacterium region CGCAGCCTGCGGGGAGGCAGCCCATGCGCGCGAAGGGGTCGTTCATGCTGGATCGCGTACTGCGCACAGCAGCAGTGGTGGTGACTGCGGCCTTGGCGGCGGCGACCGCCGCGCCCGCTCGCAGCGCCGATTGGCCGATGTACCGCAATGGGCCGCAGCGCTTGAACCACAGCGCCGAAGCCTTCACTCCGCCCTTGAGCCTGGTGTGGAAGTTCACGACCGAGGCCTCCAGACGGCGCGTGCCCCCGGTGATCGCGGGCGACCGGGTATTTGTCGCCGCCGGGTCCACCGTGTATGGGCTCGACCTCGCTACCGGCGCGCAGTTGTGGCGGTATGATGCCGGGTCCACCGTCTTGGGCGCTCCCAGCTACGCCGAGGGCAAGGTCTTCCTCGGCGCTGACAACGGCAAGGTCATTGCGCTGAGTGCGGCGGACGGCACGGAGGCGTGGGCGGTGGCGATGGCGCGCTTTGTGCGGGCGGCGCCGGTGGTGGCGGACGGGGTGGTGTATGCGGCGTCGCTCGATCAGCGCGTGACGGCGATTGATGCCGAAACCGGGGCACAGCGATGGACGGTGCGGTTGACCGACGAGGTATGGGGGGCGCCCGCGGTGCAGGGCGACCTGCTGGTCGTCACCACCGCGGACGCGCAGGTGTTCGGCCTCGATACGGATGACGGGCGCACGCGCATCCGGTTCACCGTCCCCCGCCGCCGCGCGCTGATGCATTCCGCGGTGGTGACCGATGACGCCATCTATGTCGCGGGCCGGGCCGAGTTGCGGGCGCTGAGCCTGCGCGGCACCCAGAGATGGGCGCTCGACGTGAGTTCCTTCGTGGCGGGCGCTCCGGCCTTCGCCGATGGGCGCCTCTACCTGGCGCTGGTGGACGGCCGGGTGCTGGCGGTGGACACGCAGAAGGGGGCAGTGCTGTGGACCTTCGACTTCCACACCCCGATGTCGGCCGCGCCCACGGTGGTGGGCGATGTGGTCATAATGGGTGCCGTCGGCGGGACCGTGTACGCGGTGGATGCCGCGACCGGAACGCCGCGCTGGCGCTACCTGGCGCGGCCGCCGGGCCTGGCGGCGGGGGTGGACGCAGCCTTCGACCTGGTGGCGCCGGCGGTCTTCGCCAATGGTTCGCTGTACGTGGTGTGGGATGACGGAACCTTGGCGCGGTTCGATACTCAGGGCTCGGACCCGGCCCCGCCGACGATCGCGATGCTGACCCCGGCCGATAGCCAAGTCACCGGCGTCAGCGTGCCGAAGACGATTGGCGCCCAGGTGTTCGACGAGGAGAGCGGTCTCGACCTGGCCAGCCTCGAAATGACGCTCGACGGGGCCAAGGTCGAGGCCGACTATGATCCTTACACCGGGTACTTCACCCACGGCGTCGGCGAGGACGCGGGCGCGGTTGCGCTGCCCTCGGGATGGCATGTGGTGACCGTTAGCGCACGCGACCAGCGCGGTAATGTCGCGTCCAGGCTGTGGCGGTTCGAGGCGGTGCCCGGGGGCGAAGCAACGGAGATCGCACCCAGCTTCTACCAGCCGGCGCTCACCACCCCCGGCGCGCTCCCGCAGGCGCCGGGCTCCACACCCTATTCGCCTACGTACGCTCCCTTCGGGGCCGCGTCCCCTTCCGCGGGACCGACGCCTCCGCTGCCGGCATACCGGCTCATGCGGTAGCACCGACCCGGCGCGGCCTGCCGGCGGGTGTGACTGTCTGTAATTGAGGGGGCCGAGGCACACAGCTGGAGGCGGCACCTCGATTCCTCGGGGTGCATCGGGCGCGCCCGCCCCCAACTTCTCGCGGTCCCACCCCCACAAATGGTTTGTGTTGTCCCACGCGGCGCGGATGTAGTATA contains the following coding sequences:
- a CDS encoding PQQ-binding-like beta-propeller repeat protein translates to MRAKGSFMLDRVLRTAAVVVTAALAAATAAPARSADWPMYRNGPQRLNHSAEAFTPPLSLVWKFTTEASRRRVPPVIAGDRVFVAAGSTVYGLDLATGAQLWRYDAGSTVLGAPSYAEGKVFLGADNGKVIALSAADGTEAWAVAMARFVRAAPVVADGVVYAASLDQRVTAIDAETGAQRWTVRLTDEVWGAPAVQGDLLVVTTADAQVFGLDTDDGRTRIRFTVPRRRALMHSAVVTDDAIYVAGRAELRALSLRGTQRWALDVSSFVAGAPAFADGRLYLALVDGRVLAVDTQKGAVLWTFDFHTPMSAAPTVVGDVVIMGAVGGTVYAVDAATGTPRWRYLARPPGLAAGVDAAFDLVAPAVFANGSLYVVWDDGTLARFDTQGSDPAPPTIAMLTPADSQVTGVSVPKTIGAQVFDEESGLDLASLEMTLDGAKVEADYDPYTGYFTHGVGEDAGAVALPSGWHVVTVSARDQRGNVASRLWRFEAVPGGEATEIAPSFYQPALTTPGALPQAPGSTPYSPTYAPFGAASPSAGPTPPLPAYRLMR